In one Paramormyrops kingsleyae isolate MSU_618 chromosome 18, PKINGS_0.4, whole genome shotgun sequence genomic region, the following are encoded:
- the stard8 gene encoding stAR-related lipid transfer protein 8 isoform X2, whose translation MAFFSCLYSFFRRAKDLPLPWNHKDAELEAAEACSWLRAAGFPQYAQLYEDGQFPIDITAVKNDHDFLDEDSLKSLCRRLKALNKCASLRLEVHFQHKQSEDSEDDDLCAISDRWAFQRDSKRWSRLNTLTPPMTPKMGVSSATERTSASSESILSDFSDLDTTSIQSSSSLSSSTRGTSSSLVTMTKRLTSSDSPNRSTHSNQADGSSKGQLYVEEKAKRCSRNILKRLDSFRKKNKEREKMIVKEKDVKQEVPQADVSLHCTQTLPGLKPTFREKSSLADYRKAYTICRTTARRSFTDERIKPKYKGFYLEDYEMYLKVANWTKHSSKLGNRRESCLVHLPTGHKPGTFPKSLSIESLCPERHNDSNRWQMDNTDISMASTSESQDFAGFQLRRNSCTSVGSVYDNVPEATKSTEDLNLEGDQVFQHLDDILEHVHGLQHSIDVWSRRICLDLEDSELDGKSEEQVETAYPSSLHFEEQSMSDIGTAASDYGSTGNSLNETEDIDMRERRDSGVGASLTRPSRKLRWHSFQNSHRPSLNSASLEINRQSAAQLNLLQKFSLLRLTAIMEKYCAGSKLAWSWTIPKFMRRSKIPDYRDRNVFGVPPILNVQRSGQPLPQSIQQAMRYLRSRCLDQIGIFRKSGVKTRIHSLRQLNESSPDHVSYEGQSAYDVADLLKQYFRDLPEPVFTSKLTEAFLQIYQYVPKDQCLQAAQAAVILLPDENREVLQTLLYFLSDIASAQGNQMTAGNLAVCLAPSVFHLNISKREGNSPRVKHRRGVGGKPDQRDLNENMSATEALSHMIVECKKLFQIPQDMMLQSQNSYVAADAQPLPLHGTGINLKGEPADYRAYLEDSIQCLRREMTEKSKKWHIKPAPDNTELSYRKVGNGHPFRLWKSSTDVEAPPTTVLHRILRERHLWDDDLLHSRVVEALEENTEVFQYVTDSMAPHPRRDFVVLRRWHTDPVQGFCLLVSSSVDHNKGPLEVGLRAVLLTSRWLVEPCGAGRSRLTHYCRADLRGRSPEWYNKVFGYLCAVEVAKIRDSFPVFTVRGPETKL comes from the exons AACTTGAAGCAGCGGAGGCATGCAGCTGGCTACGGGCGGCTGGTTTTCCGCAATATGCACAGCTGTATGAAG aTGGCCAATTTCCCATTGACATCACAGCTGTTAAAAACGATCATGATTTTTTGGATGAAGACTCATTGAAATCATTATGCAG GAGACTGAAAGCTCTGAACAAATGTGCCTCTTTGAGGCTCGAAGTGCATTTCCAGCACAAGCAG AGCGAGGACTCGGAGGATGATGACCTCTGTGCAATAAGTGACCGGTGGGCATTTCAGCGGGACAGTAAAAGATGGTCTAGGTTAAATACTCTCACGCCACCAATGACCCCAAAAATGGGTGTTTCCTCAGCAACTGAGAGGACCTCAGCAAGCTCTGAGAGTATCCTGAGTGACTTTAGTGACCTTGACACCACCTCAATCCAGAGCAGCAGTAGTCTGAGTAGCAGTACCAGAGGAACATCTTCCAGTTTGGTGACCATGACCAAACGACTGACCTCCTCAGACTCCCCTAACAGGTCAACCCATAGCAATCAAGCAGACGGTTCTTCAAAAGGCCAGTTGTATGTCGAAGAGAAGGCGAAGAGGTGTTCCAGAAACATTTTGAAGAGATTAGACTCATTCCGGAAGAAGAATAAAGAAAGGGAGAAAATGATTGTGAAGGAGAAAGATGTGAAACAAGAGGTTCCGCAAGCTGATGTTAGTTTGCATTGTACACAGACTTTGCCTGGTTTGAAACCAACCTTTCGTGAGAAAAGCAGCTTAGCGGACTACAGAAAGGCTTATACAATTTGTAGGACTACTGCAAGACGATCCTTTACAGATGAGAGAATTAAACCAAAATATAAGGGATTCTATTTGGAGGATTACGAGATGTACCTAAAGGTAGCAAATTGGACAAAGCATTCAAGCAAACTTGGGAATAGACGAGAGAGTTGTTTGGTTCATCTTCCAACTGGCCACAAGCCAGGCACCTTTCCCAAGTCACTTTCTATTGAAAGCTTGTGTCCTGAACGCCATAATGACTCAAATAGGTGGCAAATGGACAACACCGATATCTCTATGGCTAGCACTAGTGAATCCCAGGACTTTGCAGGGTTTCAACTGAGGAGAAATTCCTGTACTTCTGTAGGGAGTGTATATGATAATGTGCCGGAGGCAACCAAGAGCACTGAAGACCTTAACTTGGAAGGAGACCAGGTTTTCCAACACCTGGATGATATCCTTGAGCATGTTCACGGCCTTCAGCATAGCATAGACGTATGGTCGAGGAGAATCTGTCTAGACCTGGAAGACAGCGAGCTGGATGGAAAATCTGAGGAGCAGGTTGAAACCGCATATCCTTCAAGCCTGCATTTTGAAGAGCAGTCTATGTCGGACATTGGCACAGCAGCAAGTGACTATGGCAGTACCGGAAATTCGCTGAATGAAACAGAGGATATTGACATGAGAGAACGACGAGATTCTGGAGTGGGTGCCTCTTTAACCAGACCCAGCAG GAAACTGAGGTGGCACAGTTTTCAAAACTCGCATAGACCCAGCCTGAACTCAGCCTCACTGGAAATAAATCGGCAGTCAGCTGCACAGCTCAATCTTCTGCAGAAATTCTCCTTGCTGAGACTGACAGCGATTATGGAGAAATACTGTGCGGGTAGTAAACTTGCCTGGAGCTG GACTATTCCAAAGTTTATGAGGAGGAGCAAGATTCCAGACTACAGGGACAGGAACGTCTTTGGGGTTCCACCCATCCTGAATGTCCAGCGGAGTGGCCAGCCGCTGCCTCAGAGCATTCAGCAAGCGATGCGCTACTTGCGTAGCCGATGCTTGGACCAG ATTGGCATTTTCCGCAAGTCTGGTGTGAAGACCCGGATCCATTCTCTGAGACAGCTGAATGAAAGTTCCCCAGATCATGTGAGCTATGAAGGCCAGTCAGCCTATGATGTGGCGGATTTGTTGAAGCAGTACTTCAGGGACCTACCAGAACCTGTCTTTACCAGCAAGCTAACAGAAGCATTCTTACAAATTTACCAGT ATGTCCCTAAGGACCAGTGTTTGCAAGCGGCTCAGGCCGCGGTCATCCTGTTGCCAGATGAGAACCGGGAAGTGCTGCAGACTCTGTTGTACTTCCTTAGTGACATTGCCTCTGCTCAAGGCAACCAGATGACGGCCGGCAACTTGGCCGTGTGCCTGGCCCCCTCCGTCTTTCACCTCAACATCTCGAAGAGAGAAGGCAATTCGCCCAG GGTGAAGCACAGGAGAGGTGTTGGCGGCAAGCCAGATCAAAGGGATTTAAATGAGAACATGTCTGCTACTGAAGCACTCAGCCATATGATTGTGGAGTGCAAGAAGCTCTTCCAG ATTCCACAGGATATGATGCTGCAGTCTCAGAACTCTTATGTTGCTGCTGACGCCCAGCCTCTTCCACTCCACGGCACGGGCATCAATCTGAAGGGAGAGCCTGCAGATTACAGGGCCTATCTGGAGGACAGTATTCAGTGCCTGCGGCGGGAGATGACAGAAAAGAGCAAAAAATGGCATATCAAACCTGCCCCTGATAACACTGAACTCTCTTACAGGAAG GTTGGGAACGGCCACCCTTTTCGCCTGTGGAAGTCATCCACAGACGTCGAGGCTCCACCCACTACCGTGTTGCACAGAATTTTGCGGGAGCGCCATCTATGGGACGACGACTTATTGCATAGCCGCGTGGTTGAGGCACTTGAGGAGAACACAGAGGTGTTTCAGTACGTGACTGACAGCATGGCACCTCACCCTCGGAGGGACTTCGTTGTTTTGAG AAGGTGGCACACAGACCCAGTGCAGGGCTTCTGCCTCTTGGTCTCCTCCTCTGTGGACCACAACAAAGGACCTCTGGAGGTTGGCCTTCGGGCTGTGCTGCTTACCTCTCGCTGGCTAGTTGAGCCGTGTGGAGCAGGACGCTCAAGGCTGACCCACTACTGCAGGGCTGACCTTAG aggGCGTTCCCCAGAATGGTACAACAAAGTTTTCGGCTATCTTTGTGCTGTAGAGGTTGCCAAGATCCGAGACTCTTTTCCTGTCTTTACAGTTCGCGGACCAGAGACAAAACTGTGA